One genomic region from Salvelinus sp. IW2-2015 linkage group LG12, ASM291031v2, whole genome shotgun sequence encodes:
- the LOC111970997 gene encoding LOW QUALITY PROTEIN: activin receptor type-2A (The sequence of the model RefSeq protein was modified relative to this genomic sequence to represent the inferred CDS: substituted 3 bases at 3 genomic stop codons), which translates to MGAASELAFAVFLISFSSGAILGRSETQECVYYNSSWEKERTNRSGIEPCYGDKDKRLHCFATWKNTSGTIEIVKQGCWLDDVNCYDSSECVETKESPDVFFCCCEGNTCNEKFLYSPDTQAVQTTSNPFTQKPQLFNTLLYSLVPILGIAAIVLFSFWMYRHHKLAYPPVLVPTQEQLGPHTPPSPXMGQKPLQLIEIKARGRFGCVWKAQLLNDYVAVKVFPIQDKLSWQNEYEIYSLSGMKHENLLHFIGVEKRGNNMDIDLWLITAYHDNGSLTDYLKANVVSWNELCHISQTLARGLAYLHEDIPGLKDGHKPAVAHRDMKSKNVLLKNNLTACIADFGLALKFEAGKSAGDAHGQVKXXRXLFXCCINLXKSVNXLSANVGILHFTPKSNTCSDFKTGPVDEYTLPFEEEVGQHPSLEDMQEVVVHKKLRPCLRECWQKHTGLVMLCETIEECWDHEAEARLSAGCVEERIIQMQRQTNVIAPEEIVTVVTMVTNVDFPPKESSL; encoded by the exons ATGGGAGCCGCTAGCGAGCTGGCGTTTGCTGTTTTTCTCATCTCGTTTTCCTCAG GTGCAATCCTGGGTCGCTCGGAGACACAGGAGTGCGTCTACTACAACTCTAGCTGGGAGAAGGAGCGAACCAACCGCAGTGGCATCGAGCCTTGCTACGGCGACAAGGACAAGAGGCTCCACTGCTTCGCCACCTGGAAAAACACCTCGGGAACCATCGAGATCGTCAAGCAGGGCTGCTGGCTGGACGATGTCAACTGCTATGACAG TAGTGAATGTGTGGAGACGAARGAGAGTCCGGACGTCTTCTTCTGYTGCTGCGAAGGCAACACGTGTAACGAGAAGTTCCTCTACAGCCCCGACACGCAGGCTGTCCAAA CGACCTCCAACCCGTTTACCCAGAAGCCTCAGCTGTTCAACACCCTGCTGTACTCTCTGGTGCCCATTTTGGGCATCGCCGCCatcgtcctcttctccttctggaTGTACCGTCATCACAAGCTGGCATACCCGCCCGTCCTGGTGCCAACACAG GAACAACTGGgaccacacacccctccctcgcCCRTCATGGGGCAGAAGCCAYTGCAGTTGATCGAGATCAAAGCCAGGGGGCGCTTCGGCTGTGTGTGGAAGGCTCAGCTCCTCAACGACTACGTGGCTGTCAAGGTCTTCCCCATTCAG GACAAGCTGTCATGGCAGAACGAGTATGAGATCTACAGCCTGAGTGGGATGAAACACGAGAACCTGCTCCACTTTATCGGTGTGGAGAAGAGAGGCAACAACATGGACATAGACCTCTGGCTCATCACAGCCTATCACGACAAC GGCTCTCTGACTGATTACCTGAAGGCCAACGTGGTGTCGTGGAACGAGCTGTGCCACATCTCCCAGACCTTGGCCCGTGGCCTGGCCTATCTCCACGAGGACATCCCTGGGCTGAAGGACGGACACAAGCCCGCCGTCGCACAcag GGACATGAAGAGCAAGAACGTGCTTCTGAAGAACAACCTGACAGCCTGCATAGCGGACTTTGGCCTGGCCCTGAAGTTTGAAGCTGGGAAGTCAGCAGGAGACGCCCACGGCCAGGTAAAATAATGACGCTKGTTATTCTGATGCTGTATTAACCTGCAKAAATCGGTGAATAYATTATCCGCAAATGTAGGGATACTGCATTTCACTCCAAAATCAAATACATGTTCAGACTTCAAAACCG GTCCTGTGGATGAGTACACACTGCCCTTCGAGGAGGAGGTCGGCCAACACCCGTCTCTAGAGGACATGCAGGAGGTGGTGGTCCACAAGAAGCTACGGCCCTGCCTCCGAGAGTGCTGGCAGAAACACACA GGCCTGGTGATGCTGTGTGAGACCATCGAGGAGTGCTGGGATCACGAGGCCGAGGCGCGGCTCTCGGCGGGCTGCGTGGAGGAACGCATCATCCAGATGCAACGCCAGACCAACGTCATCGCCCCCGAGGAGATTGTCACCGTCGTCACCATGGTGACCAACGTGGACTTCCCTCCCAAAGAGTCCAGCCTATGA